The following are from one region of the Procambarus clarkii isolate CNS0578487 chromosome 52, FALCON_Pclarkii_2.0, whole genome shotgun sequence genome:
- the LOC123763811 gene encoding keratin-associated protein 6-1-like, which translates to MKVLIIVLLVGLAAAMPQPEADPKAGFGGLGLGLPGLGYGLGGGYGLGGGYGLGGGYGLGGLGYGGYGLGGLGGYGLGGGLYG; encoded by the exons ATGAAGGTTCTG ATCATCGTCCTGTTGGTGGGTCTGGCAGCAGCAATGCCTCAACCAGAAGCTGACCCTAAAGCTGGCTTCGGTGGCTTAGGTCTCGGTCTCCCAGGTCTTGGTTACGGTCTTGGAGGTGGCTACGGTCTCGGAGGAGGATATGGTCTCGGTGGAGGATATGGTCTTGGAGGTCTCGGCTACGGAGGATATGGTCTCGGAGGCCTTGGAGGTTATGGACTTGGCGGTGGCCTGTACGGCTAA